One segment of Proteus appendicitidis DNA contains the following:
- a CDS encoding phage protein NinX family protein → MNKYTELSDLEINKRVFVAAKIEHEDTDLHSNKVFYGDGAKWIEFNPCNNPADAMPIIIENKIGMNFIGNIVGWSASHICESKGELEVYDKNYYRAAMMCFLIMKGEENEG, encoded by the coding sequence ATGAATAAATACACCGAACTATCTGACTTAGAAATTAACAAGCGCGTATTTGTTGCTGCGAAAATAGAACATGAAGACACAGACTTGCATAGCAATAAAGTTTTCTATGGAGATGGAGCTAAATGGATTGAGTTTAACCCATGCAATAACCCAGCCGATGCAATGCCTATTATTATTGAGAATAAAATAGGAATGAATTTTATTGGTAATATCGTTGGCTGGTCTGCGAGTCATATTTGTGAAAGCAAAGGTGAACTTGAGGTTTACGATAAAAACTATTATCGCGCAGCTATGATGTGCTTTTTGATTATGAAGGGTGAGGAGAATGAAGGCTGA
- a CDS encoding phage N-6-adenine-methyltransferase, giving the protein MKADYGGSHTPKELRDRWQTPLPLFTALDAEFGFYLDAAADKNNHLCTHYLTEKDDSLNCDWKSYGAIFLNPPYSEIQPWINKAAEQCKKQLQPIVMLIPVDTSVGWFNSALETVDEVRLIIGGRISFINAGTNKPVNGNNKGSMLLIWRPYIKPRKIINTVDRDELINIGNKILNEWKIA; this is encoded by the coding sequence ATGAAGGCTGACTACGGAGGTAGCCACACACCAAAGGAATTGCGTGATAGATGGCAAACTCCCCTACCTTTATTCACAGCACTGGACGCTGAATTCGGTTTCTATTTAGATGCCGCTGCCGATAAAAATAACCACCTTTGCACTCATTACCTCACCGAAAAAGACGACTCGTTAAATTGCGACTGGAAAAGTTACGGAGCGATATTCTTAAATCCTCCTTACAGTGAAATTCAGCCTTGGATTAATAAAGCCGCCGAACAATGTAAAAAGCAATTACAGCCTATCGTGATGTTAATTCCTGTTGATACTTCTGTTGGTTGGTTTAATTCTGCATTAGAAACAGTTGATGAAGTGAGATTAATTATAGGAGGAAGAATATCTTTTATTAATGCAGGAACAAACAAACCCGTCAATGGAAACAATAAAGGCTCAATGCTTTTAATATGGCGACCATATATAAAACCAAGAAAGATAATTAATACTGTCGATAGAGATGAATTAATTAATATCGGAAATAAAATATTAAATGAATGGAAAATAGCATAG
- a CDS encoding DUF4060 family protein has translation MRLIIRGEVTPIERIAINEALEAHKKKYNRTGIIVSHKIKIGKNIYPVEIENCRKSYMVTLRNKRQRL, from the coding sequence ATGAGGTTAATAATTCGCGGTGAAGTCACGCCCATAGAAAGGATTGCTATTAATGAGGCATTGGAAGCCCATAAAAAGAAATATAATCGAACTGGAATAATCGTTAGCCACAAAATAAAGATAGGAAAGAATATCTACCCAGTCGAAATAGAAAACTGTCGTAAATCATATATGGTCACTTTGCGTAATAAAAGGCAAAGACTATGA
- a CDS encoding tyrosine-type recombinase/integrase, which translates to MPIYKRGNTYWIDVTSPSGERIRRSTGTTNKVKAQEYHDKLKYDLWQIDKLDKSPERTFDEMMILALRNAESHRSFANAQTNARYFLAIFKGRKLSTITSDEITNSLPVYSTKTKRKLSNASKNRYRSFIMRAFSLAHKTGWIKEKPHVPSFREPTVRVRWIEKEVAIELIDNLKLKWMKDLVSLALLTGARRGELLSLTWSNVDLDRGVAIVTPENSKSNRGRPLPLNEDAVNILSNIPKDFEYVFTRTGKRKRTIGLEDFERAVKLTKLTDFRFHDLRHTWASWHVQSGTPLMVLKEMGGWETLEMVKRYAHLSGEHLTKYSERVTISTHSKNKASKKPHLTLLTG; encoded by the coding sequence ATGCCGATCTACAAAAGAGGTAACACATACTGGATTGATGTCACATCTCCAAGTGGAGAAAGAATTAGGAGATCTACTGGCACCACGAACAAGGTAAAGGCTCAGGAGTATCACGATAAATTAAAATACGACCTGTGGCAGATAGATAAATTAGATAAATCGCCAGAACGAACATTCGATGAGATGATGATTTTGGCGCTAAGAAATGCTGAGAGCCATCGAAGTTTTGCAAATGCACAAACTAATGCAAGGTATTTCCTAGCTATTTTCAAGGGAAGAAAACTATCCACTATTACCAGTGATGAGATCACGAACTCACTGCCTGTGTATAGCACGAAAACAAAGAGAAAACTCTCTAACGCATCCAAAAACAGGTATCGTTCATTTATTATGAGGGCATTTTCATTAGCCCACAAAACTGGGTGGATAAAAGAGAAACCGCATGTCCCGTCGTTTAGGGAGCCAACCGTTAGGGTTAGATGGATCGAAAAGGAGGTAGCGATAGAGCTTATTGATAATTTAAAGCTCAAGTGGATGAAGGACTTGGTTAGCTTGGCATTATTAACTGGGGCAAGGCGAGGTGAGTTGCTATCCCTAACTTGGAGCAATGTTGACTTAGATAGAGGGGTTGCAATAGTAACACCTGAAAACTCAAAATCTAACCGAGGTCGCCCTCTTCCCTTAAATGAAGATGCTGTAAATATTTTAAGCAATATTCCAAAAGACTTTGAATATGTATTTACAAGAACCGGGAAAAGGAAACGAACTATTGGATTGGAAGATTTTGAACGGGCGGTGAAATTAACCAAGCTAACAGATTTTAGATTTCACGACCTACGACACACATGGGCTAGTTGGCACGTTCAAAGCGGTACACCATTAATGGTATTAAAAGAAATGGGAGGATGGGAAACATTAGAAATGGTTAAGAGGTACGCTCATTTAAGTGGCGAGCATTTAACCAAATACAGTGAGCGTGTCACAATTTCGACACACTCGAAGAATAAAGCCAGCAAAAAGCCACATCTAACACTTTTAACTGGCTGA
- a CDS encoding FliC/FljB family flagellin, with protein sequence MAQVINTNYLSLVTQNNLNKSQGALGSAIERLSSGLRINSAKDDAAGQAIANRFTSNVNGLTQASRNANDGISIAQTTEGALNEINNNLQRIRELTVQAKNGTNSNSDITSIQEEVKERLGEINRISEQTQFNGVKVLSGEKSEMTIQVGTNDKEVIKFNLDKIDNGTLGVSSDKLFTEATVSKGEKKAGAAADPTKLGVATGTKLETGLTVKAYEEDGKVVADKFVATKGGTDYLVSSSDFEADGTDTAQVNLKASAAVTANEFTPAAGKDVKTLDVKEDALATLDEAINKIDESRSKLGAIQNRFESTINNLNNTVNNLSASRSRILDADYATEVSNMSRGQILQQAGTSVLAQANQVPQSVLSLLR encoded by the coding sequence ATGGCACAAGTCATTAATACCAACTATCTATCTCTGGTAACTCAAAACAACCTGAACAAATCTCAGGGAGCTTTAGGAAGTGCAATCGAGCGTCTGTCTTCTGGTCTGCGTATCAACAGCGCTAAAGACGATGCAGCAGGTCAAGCGATTGCTAACCGTTTCACTTCAAACGTAAATGGTTTAACTCAAGCATCACGTAATGCGAACGATGGTATCTCTATCGCTCAAACTACTGAAGGTGCTCTGAACGAAATCAACAACAACTTACAACGTATCCGTGAGTTAACAGTTCAAGCTAAAAACGGTACTAACTCTAACTCAGACATCACTTCAATCCAAGAAGAAGTTAAAGAGCGTCTTGGTGAAATCAACCGTATCTCTGAACAAACTCAGTTCAACGGCGTTAAAGTACTGAGCGGTGAGAAGTCAGAAATGACTATCCAAGTTGGTACTAACGATAAAGAAGTTATCAAATTTAACTTAGATAAAATTGATAACGGTACTTTAGGCGTTTCAAGTGACAAACTGTTTACAGAAGCTACAGTTAGCAAAGGTGAGAAGAAAGCTGGTGCTGCTGCAGACCCTACTAAATTAGGTGTTGCTACTGGTACTAAACTGGAAACTGGTTTAACAGTTAAAGCTTATGAAGAAGATGGTAAAGTTGTTGCAGATAAATTTGTTGCAACTAAAGGCGGTACAGATTATTTAGTTTCTTCTTCTGACTTTGAAGCTGATGGTACAGATACTGCACAAGTTAACTTAAAAGCAAGTGCAGCTGTAACTGCTAACGAATTTACTCCTGCTGCGGGTAAAGACGTTAAAACTTTAGACGTTAAAGAAGATGCTCTGGCTACTTTAGACGAAGCTATCAACAAAATTGATGAAAGCCGTTCTAAATTAGGTGCGATTCAAAACCGTTTTGAATCTACTATCAACAACCTGAACAACACTGTTAATAACTTATCTGCTTCACGTAGCCGTATCTTAGATGCTGACTATGCAACAGAAGTTTCTAACATGAGCCGTGGTCAAATCCTGCAACAAGCTGGTACTTCTGTACTTGCTCAAGCAAACCAAGTACCACAATCAGTTCTGTCTCTGTTACGTTAA